A genomic region of Gemmata massiliana contains the following coding sequences:
- a CDS encoding CocE/NonD family hydrolase, whose amino-acid sequence MRRPASALFALLVTTAILHAQQPKTDARFERTEAMIPMRDGKKLFTTVHAPKDPKGPVAIVLLRTPYGIDGRTERLFRDYFKEMIDDGYAFVLQDIRGRFKSEGTFVMTRPARDPKDPKAVDEASDTSDTIDWLLKEVKNNNGRVGMLGISYPGWLAAVAMLDPHPALKAVSPQASPVDMFLGDDFHHNGAFRLSYGFEYVAMMETDKSNFSFKFDKHDTYEWYLKLGALSNVNRLHFKNTLPTWNDFVAHPNYDTFWKTQSLEPRLTKVTVPTLNVAGWYDQEDFRGPLKIYELLEKHDTKNQNFLVVGPWNHGGWGGGKADKLGRIPFDSATGERFRKEIQAPFFAHYLKDVGRDAPPEARMFQTGANKWETYDSWPPKGVVSRKLHFHPKGKLSFDPPAEGAPEADEYVSDPANPVPYRPRPVRPTYPGPEWPEWMVQDQRFTHGRPDVLSYETEPLTEDVVVAGSMKVKLFGSTSGTDCDWIVRLIDVYPDDYTKPADLAGSQLLIAGEPVRARFRKSLEKPEPVKPGAVEEYTIDLNWGHHRFRKGHKIMVQVSSTWFPVIDRNPQKFVPNIFEAVDGDFQKATQRVYHTPKFASHIALDVLKAK is encoded by the coding sequence GCGCAGCAGCCGAAAACCGATGCCCGGTTCGAGCGCACGGAAGCGATGATCCCGATGCGCGACGGGAAGAAGTTGTTCACCACGGTTCACGCCCCGAAAGACCCGAAGGGGCCGGTCGCCATCGTCCTGCTCCGCACGCCCTACGGCATCGACGGGCGCACGGAGCGGCTGTTCCGGGACTACTTCAAGGAAATGATCGACGACGGATACGCCTTCGTTCTTCAGGACATCCGCGGACGGTTCAAATCGGAGGGGACGTTCGTGATGACGCGCCCGGCGCGCGACCCGAAAGACCCCAAGGCCGTGGACGAGGCGTCCGACACGAGCGACACCATCGACTGGCTGCTGAAGGAGGTGAAGAACAACAACGGGCGCGTCGGGATGCTCGGGATCAGCTACCCCGGCTGGCTCGCGGCGGTCGCGATGCTCGATCCGCACCCGGCACTCAAGGCGGTTTCCCCGCAAGCGTCGCCGGTGGACATGTTCCTCGGGGACGACTTCCACCACAACGGCGCGTTCCGGCTCAGCTACGGGTTCGAGTACGTCGCGATGATGGAAACGGACAAGAGCAACTTCAGCTTCAAGTTCGATAAGCACGACACCTACGAGTGGTACCTGAAGCTCGGCGCGCTCTCGAACGTGAACCGGCTACACTTCAAGAACACGCTCCCGACCTGGAACGACTTCGTCGCGCACCCGAACTACGACACCTTCTGGAAAACGCAGTCGCTCGAACCGCGGCTCACGAAGGTCACGGTACCGACACTGAACGTGGCGGGCTGGTACGACCAGGAAGACTTCCGCGGGCCGCTAAAGATCTACGAGCTGCTGGAGAAGCACGACACCAAAAACCAGAACTTCCTCGTGGTCGGCCCGTGGAACCACGGCGGGTGGGGCGGCGGTAAGGCCGACAAACTGGGCCGCATCCCGTTCGATTCCGCCACCGGTGAACGCTTCCGGAAAGAGATCCAGGCACCGTTTTTCGCGCACTATTTGAAGGACGTGGGGAGGGACGCACCGCCCGAAGCGCGCATGTTTCAGACCGGGGCGAACAAGTGGGAGACGTATGATTCCTGGCCCCCGAAGGGCGTCGTATCGCGAAAACTGCACTTTCACCCGAAGGGCAAATTGAGCTTCGATCCGCCCGCAGAAGGGGCGCCCGAGGCTGACGAGTACGTCTCCGACCCCGCGAACCCGGTTCCGTACCGCCCGCGCCCAGTGCGCCCGACGTACCCCGGTCCCGAGTGGCCCGAGTGGATGGTGCAGGATCAGCGGTTCACGCACGGGCGCCCGGACGTGCTCTCCTACGAGACGGAACCGCTGACGGAAGATGTAGTTGTGGCCGGTTCGATGAAGGTGAAACTGTTCGGCTCCACGTCGGGCACGGACTGCGACTGGATCGTGCGGTTAATTGACGTGTACCCTGACGATTACACGAAGCCCGCGGACCTGGCCGGTTCTCAACTGCTCATCGCGGGCGAGCCGGTTCGAGCGAGATTCCGCAAGAGTTTGGAGAAACCCGAGCCCGTGAAGCCCGGCGCAGTGGAGGAGTACACGATCGACCTGAACTGGGGACACCACCGGTTCCGCAAGGGGCATAAGATCATGGTGCAGGTGAGCAGCACATGGTTCCCGGTGATCGACCGGAACCCGCAGAAGTTCGTCCCAAACATCTTCGAGGCCGTGGACGGCGACTTCCAGAAGGCGACGCAGCGCGTCTACCACACGCCGAAATTCGCGTCGCACATCGCCCTGGATGTGCTGAAGGCGAAATGA
- a CDS encoding outer membrane protein assembly factor BamE, with protein MRGPAKCLCLVVLVALLGGCTKKVSEENAKKVQPGMTLSEVEAILGSGRKDGADQYEWTTEKGKLRLGFSNNKVTRIEHQGAPRVLTEEEQAAEKARSDAKWAEQKKDADRVAQDRDRINALNDVYALLFAAVGAGDRLPANEAAAAASPLANVNKGMDAIRSGRVVVRWGAAITDDVWAYEKDAPTKGGYAVGEKYTLAEKLTAEQLRPFAGR; from the coding sequence ATGCGCGGTCCGGCGAAATGCCTCTGCTTGGTTGTCCTGGTTGCTCTGTTGGGGGGCTGCACGAAAAAGGTGTCCGAGGAGAACGCCAAAAAGGTACAACCGGGCATGACACTGTCCGAGGTCGAGGCGATTCTCGGCTCGGGCCGAAAGGACGGAGCGGACCAGTACGAGTGGACTACCGAGAAGGGCAAACTCCGACTCGGTTTCAGCAACAACAAGGTCACGCGGATCGAGCACCAGGGCGCCCCGCGCGTCCTGACGGAAGAAGAACAAGCCGCGGAGAAAGCGCGGAGCGACGCGAAATGGGCCGAGCAGAAGAAAGATGCGGACCGCGTCGCACAAGACCGGGATCGGATCAACGCACTGAACGACGTCTACGCGCTCCTGTTTGCCGCCGTCGGTGCGGGGGACCGGCTCCCCGCGAACGAAGCGGCGGCAGCGGCAAGCCCACTGGCGAACGTGAACAAAGGAATGGACGCGATCCGCTCCGGGCGCGTGGTCGTGCGCTGGGGCGCGGCGATCACCGACGACGTTTGGGCGTATGAAAAGGACGCTCCCACCAAAGGCGGGTACGCCGTCGGCGAGAAGTACACCCTGGCCGAAAAACTGACCGCGGAGCAACTGCGCCCGTTCGCGGGCCGATAA
- a CDS encoding DUF1501 domain-containing protein, with the protein MFSLDLGSSGRYCDGASRRDFLRIGVAGMASLGLPDVLRAKATSAQSPTSSKNTSVILIWLDGGPGHMDMYDMKPDAPAEYRGIWKPIRTKVPGFDITELFPKQAQVTDKFSMVRSLYHDTGDHFAGGHRMLTTKDMGVSGANNAQKFPGIGAIVNRELGSRVNGMPGYTATPHAASIGIAPGYFGAHMLGAQHDPFLTGDPSVANFQVPNLNLANGLTLEKMEDRRSLLTHFDNKRKHLDAHPTAQAMDRFGREAYEFVTGPTAREAFAISKESTRLRDRYGRDTWGQSTLLARRLVEAGSTFVTVHFGGWDHHWDLKAGYENYLPKVDRAVSALFTDLDDRGLLDTTLVVLCGEFSRTPKMNDGGNGGAPMSQGTPGRDHWGSAMFCLMGGGGVKGGQVVGSTDRLGQRPHTRAVTPSNIHATIYQVLGIDPKLQLLDPSGRPVNVLDDPEPISELL; encoded by the coding sequence ATGTTCAGCCTCGATCTCGGTTCTTCTGGCCGTTACTGCGACGGTGCCTCGCGCCGCGACTTCCTCCGGATCGGCGTCGCGGGGATGGCGAGTTTGGGGCTGCCGGACGTGCTCCGCGCGAAGGCAACCTCGGCGCAATCTCCCACGAGCAGCAAAAACACGTCCGTGATTCTGATCTGGCTCGACGGTGGCCCCGGGCACATGGACATGTACGACATGAAGCCGGACGCGCCGGCCGAGTACCGCGGGATCTGGAAGCCGATCCGTACCAAAGTGCCCGGCTTCGACATCACCGAGCTGTTCCCCAAGCAGGCGCAGGTGACCGACAAGTTCTCGATGGTGCGCTCGCTGTACCACGACACCGGCGACCACTTCGCCGGCGGGCACCGGATGCTGACGACTAAAGACATGGGCGTGTCCGGGGCGAACAACGCGCAGAAGTTCCCCGGCATTGGCGCCATCGTGAACCGCGAACTCGGTTCGCGCGTGAACGGGATGCCGGGCTACACCGCGACCCCGCACGCGGCCAGCATCGGGATCGCACCCGGGTACTTCGGCGCCCACATGCTCGGCGCCCAACACGACCCGTTCTTAACGGGCGACCCGAGTGTCGCGAACTTCCAGGTGCCGAACCTGAACCTCGCGAACGGGCTGACCCTGGAGAAGATGGAGGACCGCCGGTCGCTGCTCACGCACTTCGACAACAAGCGCAAGCACCTGGACGCGCACCCGACCGCACAGGCAATGGACCGGTTCGGGCGCGAGGCGTATGAGTTCGTGACGGGACCGACCGCGCGCGAAGCGTTCGCCATTAGTAAGGAGAGCACCCGGCTCCGCGACCGGTACGGTCGCGACACCTGGGGACAGTCGACGCTCCTCGCGCGCCGGTTGGTCGAAGCCGGGTCCACGTTCGTCACGGTTCACTTCGGTGGGTGGGACCACCACTGGGATTTGAAGGCCGGCTACGAGAACTACTTGCCGAAGGTCGATCGCGCGGTATCCGCGCTGTTCACCGACCTCGACGATCGCGGGTTGCTCGACACGACGCTCGTGGTTCTGTGCGGCGAGTTCAGCCGCACGCCGAAGATGAACGACGGCGGTAACGGCGGCGCCCCGATGAGCCAGGGCACGCCGGGGCGTGACCACTGGGGCAGCGCGATGTTCTGCCTTATGGGTGGCGGCGGCGTGAAGGGCGGGCAGGTCGTCGGCTCGACGGACCGCCTCGGCCAGCGCCCGCACACCCGCGCGGTCACGCCCTCGAACATCCATGCCACGATCTACCAGGTTCTGGGCATCGACCCGAAGTTGCAGTTACTCGACCCGAGTGGCCGCCCTGTCAACGTGCTCGACGATCCCGAACCGATCAGCGAGCTGCTATGA
- a CDS encoding sigma-70 family RNA polymerase sigma factor has product MRTENNARTAFSTYLSEIDHTPLLSAPEERELGARVLTGDAQARDRMVRANLRLVVNIARGYTGKGLALDDLVSEGNMGLLRAVEGFEPSMNTRFSTYASYWIKQSIKRAIVNTAKTIRIPAYMAELLTKWRRATNQLSDELGRPPAHDEIAKFLGLSKKKLAIIKKAIRVANAGSQADQGDAGWSIEEMLMDARSDTPESEMGKSDDLKQVLHLLDKMDPREATVLRMRFGLNDEEPRTLKEIGECLGLTRERVRQIENEALTKLSDGMSV; this is encoded by the coding sequence GTGAGAACTGAAAATAACGCCCGCACCGCGTTCTCCACGTACCTCAGTGAAATCGACCACACGCCGCTGCTCTCGGCCCCCGAAGAACGCGAACTCGGCGCGCGCGTGCTGACCGGCGACGCCCAGGCCCGTGACCGCATGGTGCGCGCCAACTTGCGCCTCGTGGTCAACATCGCGCGGGGGTACACGGGCAAGGGGCTAGCCCTCGACGACCTCGTGTCTGAAGGGAATATGGGGCTGCTCCGCGCGGTCGAGGGATTCGAGCCGTCGATGAACACGCGGTTCAGCACCTACGCGAGCTACTGGATCAAGCAGAGCATCAAACGCGCGATCGTGAACACCGCGAAGACGATCCGTATCCCGGCGTACATGGCGGAACTGCTCACCAAGTGGCGCCGCGCCACCAACCAACTCAGCGACGAACTCGGGCGCCCGCCGGCCCACGACGAGATTGCCAAGTTCTTGGGGCTATCGAAGAAGAAGCTCGCGATCATCAAGAAAGCGATCCGGGTCGCGAACGCGGGATCGCAAGCCGATCAGGGCGACGCCGGGTGGAGCATCGAGGAGATGCTCATGGACGCCCGGTCCGACACGCCCGAGTCCGAAATGGGTAAATCGGACGACCTGAAACAAGTGCTCCACCTGTTGGACAAGATGGACCCGCGCGAGGCGACGGTTCTGCGCATGCGGTTCGGGTTGAACGACGAGGAGCCGAGAACCCTGAAGGAAATCGGTGAGTGCCTCGGCTTGACCCGCGAGCGCGTGCGCCAGATTGAAAACGAAGCGCTCACCAAGCTGAGCGACGGGATGAGCGTGTAA